A region of the Culex quinquefasciatus strain JHB chromosome 1, VPISU_Cqui_1.0_pri_paternal, whole genome shotgun sequence genome:
TTCTTCCGAGACTCTGTCTGAACTGACGATGCCGAGAACGTTATTTGCATATATAAGAAGCTAAAAATAaactagtgtgtgtgtgttccgtTGAACGCACGTATACGTTGAGTCTCTCGCGAGAATACCGTCTTGCTGTCTAATTTGTCAAGCTTTATGatacctcgtcgtcgtcgtcgcggttTGAGGAGATAAGATTGTGGTCGTTGAATGTCAACGACGTGAACGAATAACTCTATTATCTTTCATATCTTGAAGAGTTTATTAACTGCTCTGAAGACAAGTTCAGCAAAAGTCTTTAGATTAACAACTAGATTCAAGCATTCGCTACGGCCTTGATAACCTTTCTGTAGATATCGATCCCTTTGAGGAATACCTCAGCATGCAAGTACTCGTTGTGGTCATGGTATTGCAATTTGGTATTATATATGGGAGAGAATCCAAAAGCTGGTATTCCCAACTCTCTAACAAACAGAATATCCGTGTTCCCCGACATTATCTCCGTCTTCATCTTGAGATTCGTATCACTCAGAGCATCCCTAAAAGGTCCCCAAAACGGGTTCGTTCCATCAAGCTTCGTCGGCTCCACAACGGGATCCTTATCCCCGTAGTCTATACGAATCCCTCCTCCTGACTCCTTACACCACGCTTCCAGCTGAGATTCAAACTCCGCCACGGATCTATTCGGCGTTGCGCGTATATCGAAACAGATCATCAACTCTGGAGGCACGACGTTGCTTTGAACTCCTCCCTGCATCATGGTGAGATTCACCGTGGTTATATCCCCTTCCGTGAGTTCTGGATTGTCCGCAAGCTTTCGGGCTTCACTGCTTCGAAGGTCCATCAGTTTATCGATCAGCTTTCGAGCCTTTTCGCCAGCTGTATCCTTCAGTAACAACGATCCATGACCAGCAGTACCGGATATGTGGAAGTAGACACCTGCAACACCAGTCGTTATTGATCTTCAACGAATACCTAATACAATCTTACGTCTCTTGATCCGTTCACCGTAGAACACCCTCAAGCACTCGTCCTCCGCGACGTCCCCCTCATCCATCGCAAAGCCACAGTTCAGCTCGCGAAACCTCTCCGTCCGAACAAAGTCCTTCATCCCCAGCACACCTCCGGTCTCCTCGTCCGGAACGAACAACACATGGAGTGTTCTCTTTAGGCGAACTCCCTCCCGCTTCAGCGCACGAATCGCGCCCAGGTACTGCACTCCGACGCACTTCATGTCCTGCGATCCTCGGGCGAAAATTCGACCCTCGGCGTCCAGGTGCGCCGAAAACGGGGGGTGCGTCCAGTGTTCCGGGTAGACCGGAACTACGTCCATGTGGGAGTTGAGGATTATGGTGGTCGCGGAAGGGTCGGTACCTTGCCAGGTGATGATTACGACTGGTTTCTGTGGGTTTACCTCGTAGACTTCCATGGGTAGATTCAGGGTGGCTGCTTGACGGCGCAAGAAGTCGATGCACTCATCTGATATGATTGAAAACACGTTGAAGTCTTAAGCAAAGGAATGATTTGAGACTTGCTACCGTAATCAATATCCGGGTGCACGCTGGGAATTCGCAGGTATTCACGAAATATCTTGATTTCCTCATTGTTTTCCCAGCACTGGAGCTGTTCAGTGGTTGGTGAAAACATCGTTCGAACGAAACCGTCTGTTCGCTAGCAGTAACAAAGGAATACTGAAGCTCGCCCGTACACAAAACGAAATTCTTATCACAGTGTGGTTTGTTTGGATGAGCAGTACGCAGCGTTCAGTGGCGTGACTTTGAACTGAAGTAAGACAACTTTTgactttattgttttatttgagtAAGTGAGTACAATTTTATACATTTGCAATTCCCTCAAAGACTTTCCGGTAAATCTCAATTCCTCTAAGAAAGACATCAGCTTGCAGGTACTCGTCGTGATCGTGCAGCAGCACCGGGGTGTTGTTCATGGGAGAGAATCCAACCGCCGGAATACCCAGCGCCCGTACAAACAGAATGTCCGTATTTCCCGGCATGGTTTGAATCCTCACTTGGACACCCATGGCATCCAAAGCGGCCTGGAAGGGTGCCCAAAAGGGGTTCGAGTCATCCAGCTTGGTCGGCGCCACTACCGGATCCTTGTCTCCGTAGTCCAGGCGAATCCCTCCTCCGGACTCCTCGCACCAGCGCTCCAGCTGGGCTTCGAACTCTTCGACGGGGATATCTGGAGCGACGCGAATATCGAAACAGATCATCAGCTCCGGCGGAACTACGTTACTTTGGACGCCGCCCTGTAAAGAATCTTAGTTTTAATCTGAAGTAAATGCTTGCAAATGTTGGTTACCCACCGACATCATCGTCAGATTGACAGTTGTGACTTCACCGAGTGAAAGCCCCGGGTTGTCCTCCAGCTTCTTCAATTCGCTTTTCCGGAAATCCATCAGTTTGTCGATCAACTTCCGTGCCTTCTCTCCAGCCGTATCCTTCAGCAGTAGCGATCCGTGACCGGGAGTTCCCGAAATGTGGAAATAAACCCGTCTCTTGGTCCGCTCTCCATTGCACAGCCGAAACGTCCCATCCGTCGAAGCGTACCCTTCGTCAATCGCAAAGCCACAGTTCAGCGCCCGAAAGCGCTCCGTCCCAACAAAGTCCTTCATCCCCAGCGTACCTCCGGTCTCTTCGTCCGGAACGAACGTAACGTGCAGCGTCCTCCGCAGCTGAACTCCGTCGCGCTTCATCGCACGGATCGCTCCCAGGAACTGCATCCCCACGCACTTCATGTCCTGCGAACCTCGCGCGTAGATTCGTCCCTCGGCGTCCATGTGAGCGGAGAACGGCGGGTGGGTCCATCGTTCCGGATACACCGGGACTACGTCCATGTGGGAGTTGAGGATTATGGAGGTTGCTGACGGGTCGGTACCTTCCCAGGAGATGATTACAATGGGTTTGCTTGGGTTTACTTCGTAGACTTCGACGGGGAGATCGAGGGAAGACGCCTGACGGCGCAGGAACTCGACACACTCATCTGGAAAGGGAAGATTCTTAGTATTGGGGTGTACTTAAGGTTGTTGTTATACCGTAATTGACATCCGGATGCACGCTGGGAATCTTGAGGTATTCCCGGAAGAGTCGGATCTCTTCGTTGTTTTCCCAATTCTGGTACTGGTTTTCAACACTCATTATGCAAATCACTTCTTTCTTCGCAGAAGATCGGGCAAGAACTGATGTTCCTCACAGTGTAACGTCTTATCTTATCAACTTTCTGTGGTCAAAGTTTGCTACAAACCAAAAGTGCATACGTTATACCTTCTAGTCTGCGGTAAACATCGAAATACAATAGAACAACACTTTGTTCCAAAATCCCAACTTTGATCAAACAATTGCCGGTGTTGCGTAACGTGAGAATAAATCCGAACCGGGATTGTTTCGTGCTGCACGCAGATTACCGGCCGTAAACAGTTAGGAACTATCATAAACCAAACTCGTCAATCATTCGTGTTGGGCTTGCtgtcttgtttaatttttgttccgAGCCGAGGAGGCTTTTCAAGTTGCCAGGTTAAACATTGAGAGAGTAGCGATTTAGGCGAATCGATTTACTTGGAAGGACTATGATTCCTAAAGAGATTCTATAGCTACACAGGACTTCACACATCATACCAAACAGCTTGTGCTGCATACAAGCTATTACCGCTAACAGGCTCGTACACCATATGCGAGTAATGTTGTGCCGGTGGAACGAAAGTTTGCACATTGGATCTCCACAGTCTGGTGGGATTTCTTCCTTTGAAAGAGCAGCTCCGTCTTGAAGGCTTTCCCCGGGGTGTCTTCTACGATGGTTGGACTCGTTTTGCTTGGAAAGGATTCTACCCGTGTAAATACCGCCATCGTCGTAACCAAAGCACTTGATGATAAAGTAAAGCTTTGCTCGGcggtaacatttgaaaaggtcacaacgtttcaaaaatatcatattACAAAGAAGTAGTTTTAAGTCCTTCTAATAAATTATAAAGAATAGTAGTACTCTTTGTCCCGAAGCCACATCAACATAATGGTCCGGTACCCTCTTCACCTGAGTCCGGGActccgttggccacttggcttTGTGTCGTCCGCTACTCGTCCCCATGTGATGTGGGTGGTATTTTCACAGTCATTTTCCACCTAGCACCACCCTGCAGGGGGTGCAGTACTCGGgggacctttttttttctttgctctGTTTTGGAGCTTGATGCAGTTTTCATTCTTGTCTGTTTATAGTCTGGCTGGTTGGAGTGTGGAATGCTTTGTTGTGTCGAACTGATGATATTTGGGTTGGCTGTGTTGGTATGTCACAATGTGGGAAGATTTGTGTAAGCGGAAGCTGGAGCAACTGGTGAACAAAAAGCTTTGCATATTTAATAGGGATTTCtagatttatttgaaaaatggaaatagttttttttttcatgttcagcttcattttattttattaaattaaaatctcTTACATTATATTGATTTCAAAACCAAAATGTCCTTCATATTTTGCACCATTATCACATCACAATTAACTTAATGCTGCCAATCTCAAACTACGTACGAAACTGCCATCTAACCAGTATTGAAGGCAATAAACGGGGAAGCTTATTGTCGTTTCGTTTGTGTGGTACATACATACACAATGCTGCGGTTTTCCATTTGGTTGGGAAACGTCATTTATTGGGCGAATAAATTTACGACGATGGCCAAGCGAAGTCACTTGATGCAAGAATCGAGATACAAAAGAGAAATGACAGGGAAAAGGGCACTTTTCTTTTTGGATACAATATATAACGAAATACAGTGCAGATTCTATAatcgaataattttttttctattttacccgattttttaaagctttattCCCAgcgattttttacattttgaaaagttgtagTGGACCAATGCCAAGCAGTGTTGTTAAAATTTCCAACTATCAGTTCTCAGCAACTACACTACCTACAAATAAAACTGCTCTTCTTTCCGTATTgatactctcagcgccgaatATAGCCGAACACGCTTTTGTATTTACACACTCGCGTTTGACATTTTCCCTTTTCGCTCTCGCGATAatccgccacaaaaccaatttcgcaagcgCAGTTTAACGGAACGTCATACGTGGTCGGCTCCTAGTCGCCGTCTCGCGTTCTTCCATTGCGGTTTTCGTGAAAATTGAGAAACTCAGCGGCGAGAGCGGTGATAGAGTGAGAATGTCAACGCTGAGAATCACGAGACACatgaagagatctcacaagctagaGTGACGGGTCGCTATACTCTCTGATGTTTTGGTGCagagtagaggtgggcaaaaccgctcttttttaggagccgctcattttcgttcgctcattaaaaagagccgctcttttgaacggctctttcgctttttttatttttgataaaaaaggttattttttagaatgctttggttttcaaagttatttcacattggacttttataaataatttgatctctatgtcaagatttctactcgaaccaaaACGTTGAAATAATGTGTGAACTCTTtgctacattctgatttaatcgattaaGTCTTtaaacgctaaagtttaatcggacaagagaattttttttcctaaagtagatgtttggtaatatttgacaagttaagcaattttaagtgctcaaatttgtattttggtaATACATTAATGTACAATTAGTTgtacaacgatttttttttcattttgtttagaaaatcatttacttttggaatttgaaagaaaagtaggaaactgaaaatgagttaaattttttttaagtggtgttTGGCAGCAATgtaatttcgggattattttttataagcatttaTATTTCAATTCGGAATTGTATTTTcaactctcaaaaataaattttatgctacaatttgttcgaaattcaaaaaaatatatttataacaggtttgaaaatcattccatctTGGAATGGTTCTTTCAAAAGCCCGAAGTTAAAAAAGACCCGCGGTTCtgttttgtgagccatggttcattcgctcttttcagtgaaccggctctttgagcggctcgctctttttttgtctagtgcagagataatcaaatGATAgctttttttatcactcattgaTGCCCACTTTTTAGCTATAGTGCATGAGTGGCCCTTAGTTCCATTCTGAAAGATCATTGCCCTTTAGCCCATctctgaaataattttaaagctcTTGAAGAATAATGTTtcgtttaaacttttttgtgaactaattatttattgttattattattactaAAAATCTCTCTTATTGATAGTTTACATGTGATTGAATACCACTTATTTTGCCACTTATTTTGTACATAAAAAACTTCATACTCGGAATTAGAACTCATGACATTTGGATTATGAAACTGGGACTGATTCAAGCagaacaaaatttattaaaatttcaatgaaattagacaattttcaaataatactttAGCTACGATTTATTTAtgcaatttggttcaaaatcgtgtgatctttcagaaaagccttcaacaactgtttttttgcatatgggacaattatgcgaacatgggcagtttactttatttaaaaataaaatcacaccatttttcaaattttatgtcactctttttaaatcgtttttttttttcaaatgattattGCAATTTTAATGGAGATACTAGTGCATTTAATTAAAAccgtgtttttttcattttcattataTATATATGTAAAATTACGATTGTCTTCATCCACAAAATGTTCAAGCATCCCTCGACCTTGACCAGTCCGAGGTGTATAAACTTCTTACAAATTAAACCTCTAACGTGAATTCGGTACTAGTTGAGGTATGCAAATTCAGTTAAAAACTTatggataacttttttttgttgcaaatttatggttttgtggGTCTAATATTTGAATgacgaaaaaatcatttttgcaattccgtcgtgaaactacttacttttcctgtcattcttggacgacgaaatagcctacttttctgtaccaaaaataacagaatctaatagcaacacttttcaaaataaatgctgaaaagttctactttttagcactgaaatggatgctgaaaagttgaacttttcagcacttgttttgaaaatagtagtttatgcaacaagttgcaaaaagaagattttttcagcactcgtcgaatttatccaactcggtgaatctctttggataaatgtacgacacgtgctgaaaacatcttctttttgcaactagttgcataaactactatttcgaaaaGAAtagtttcacgaatgtttcatattttaacattaaaaatcggaccattacttgctgagatatcgacattagaaaattgtgtgttgtttgggtgggacttagaaaatatcaattttcctgtttttaaacctttgcatggcaatatctcagcaacga
Encoded here:
- the LOC6046588 gene encoding aminoacylase-1B, with amino-acid sequence MFSPTTEQLQCWENNEEIKIFREYLRIPSVHPDIDYDECIDFLRRQAATLNLPMEVYEVNPQKPVVIITWQGTDPSATTIILNSHMDVVPVYPEHWTHPPFSAHLDAEGRIFARGSQDMKCVGVQYLGAIRALKREGVRLKRTLHVLFVPDEETGGVLGMKDFVRTERFRELNCGFAMDEGDVAEDECLRVFYGERIKRRVYFHISGTAGHGSLLLKDTAGEKARKLIDKLMDLRSSEARKLADNPELTEGDITTVNLTMMQGGVQSNVVPPELMICFDIRATPNRSVAEFESQLEAWCKESGGGIRIDYGDKDPVVEPTKLDGTNPFWGPFRDALSDTNLKMKTEIMSGNTDILFVRELGIPAFGFSPIYNTKLQYHDHNEYLHAEVFLKGIDIYRKVIKAVANA
- the LOC6046586 gene encoding aminoacylase-1 — protein: MSVENQYQNWENNEEIRLFREYLKIPSVHPDVNYDECVEFLRRQASSLDLPVEVYEVNPSKPIVIISWEGTDPSATSIILNSHMDVVPVYPERWTHPPFSAHMDAEGRIYARGSQDMKCVGMQFLGAIRAMKRDGVQLRRTLHVTFVPDEETGGTLGMKDFVGTERFRALNCGFAIDEGYASTDGTFRLCNGERTKRRVYFHISGTPGHGSLLLKDTAGEKARKLIDKLMDFRKSELKKLEDNPGLSLGEVTTVNLTMMSGGVQSNVVPPELMICFDIRVAPDIPVEEFEAQLERWCEESGGGIRLDYGDKDPVVAPTKLDDSNPFWAPFQAALDAMGVQVRIQTMPGNTDILFVRALGIPAVGFSPMNNTPVLLHDHDEYLQADVFLRGIEIYRKVFEGIANV